In the Haliaeetus albicilla chromosome 7, bHalAlb1.1, whole genome shotgun sequence genome, one interval contains:
- the GNGT2 gene encoding guanine nucleotide-binding protein G(I)/G(S)/G(O) subunit gamma-T2, producing MAQDMTEKELLKMELDQLKKEVKNERQMVSKTGKEIKEYIESMAGEDPLLKGVPEDKNPFKEKGGCTIS from the exons ATGGCTCAGGACATGACAGAGAAAGAGCTGCTGAAGATGGAGCTGGATCAGCTGAAGAAGGAAGTGAAGAACGAGAGGCAAATG GTCTCCAAGACTGGCAAAGAGATCAAGGAGTACATCGAGTCCATGGCGGGCGAGGACCCGCTGCTGAAAGGAGTCCCCGAGGACAAGAACCCCTTTAAGGAGAAGGGGGGCTGTACGATAAGCTGA